Proteins encoded within one genomic window of Pigmentiphaga sp. H8:
- the dsbD gene encoding protein-disulfide reductase DsbD produces the protein MSIFRLRAVGPRAHWLLACLVWACAALLPRSAPAEDFLPPEQAFRFSARAVAPDAIELSWAIAPGYYMYREQFRFVADPPEVALGEPQLPPGQVKFDQTFDKEVETYRDKVAARLTIPTGTAFALAVTSQGCADAGLCYPPAEHKVRVVAASAPGGLPQVEGGAGTGLRWSAFAGADDVGLADMLAGSGLARTALIFLGLGILLSLTPCVLPMVPILSAIVVGDAAGHARPRLRGLGLAAAYVLGMSVVYTAVGLLAALSGVSLAATLQTPWVLGVFAALLAVLALAMFDVFTLQLPSSWQTSLSDRVSRLPGGRATGALAMGAVSALIVGPCVAAPLAGALLYVSQTGDVLLGGVALFALAWGMGVPLLAAGASAGALLPKAGVWMDGVKRFFGMLLLAVAWWMLWPVLPGWVQMSGWAVLAILAATLLHAFDALPADAGTGRRVLKGVGILFALIGVLQAVGVASGGRDPWQPLSHLAASGGAGPVPVLAPPVPGPAPAQDGDGLWRPPGGASSRPGAAASFERVRSVAELDALLAASDRPVMLDFYADWCVSCKEMEALTFPRPEVVQRLAGMRLVQADVTANNADDRELLKRFRLFGPPGIVFFAPGGAPLPQRVIGFQGAERFARVLDDVLATAAR, from the coding sequence ATGTCCATATTCCGTTTGCGGGCGGTCGGCCCGCGCGCCCACTGGCTCCTGGCCTGCCTCGTGTGGGCCTGCGCCGCGCTCCTGCCGCGTTCCGCGCCGGCGGAGGATTTCCTGCCGCCCGAGCAGGCCTTCCGTTTTTCCGCGCGCGCCGTGGCGCCCGACGCCATCGAGCTGTCCTGGGCGATCGCGCCCGGCTACTACATGTACCGCGAGCAGTTCCGGTTCGTCGCGGATCCGCCGGAAGTCGCGTTGGGTGAGCCCCAGTTGCCGCCCGGACAGGTCAAGTTCGACCAGACCTTCGACAAGGAGGTCGAGACCTACCGCGACAAGGTGGCGGCCCGACTGACGATCCCCACCGGCACGGCCTTCGCACTGGCCGTCACCAGTCAGGGCTGCGCCGACGCCGGCCTGTGCTATCCGCCGGCCGAACACAAGGTGCGCGTCGTGGCCGCCTCGGCGCCCGGCGGCCTGCCGCAGGTCGAGGGCGGGGCGGGGACCGGCCTGCGCTGGTCGGCGTTCGCCGGCGCCGACGACGTGGGCCTGGCCGACATGCTGGCCGGCAGCGGCCTGGCCCGCACGGCGCTGATCTTCCTGGGCCTGGGCATCCTGTTGTCGCTCACGCCCTGCGTGCTGCCCATGGTGCCCATTCTGTCGGCCATCGTGGTCGGCGACGCCGCCGGCCATGCCCGGCCCCGCCTGCGCGGGCTGGGGCTGGCCGCGGCCTATGTGCTGGGCATGTCGGTGGTCTACACCGCGGTCGGCCTGCTGGCGGCGCTGAGCGGCGTCAGCCTGGCGGCCACCTTGCAGACGCCCTGGGTGCTGGGCGTGTTCGCCGCGCTGCTGGCCGTGCTGGCCCTGGCCATGTTCGACGTGTTCACGCTGCAATTGCCGTCCAGTTGGCAGACTTCCCTGTCGGACCGCGTCTCGCGCCTGCCCGGCGGCCGCGCCACCGGAGCGCTGGCGATGGGCGCCGTGTCCGCGCTGATCGTCGGGCCGTGCGTGGCCGCGCCGCTGGCGGGCGCGCTGCTGTATGTCTCGCAGACGGGCGACGTGCTGCTGGGCGGCGTGGCGCTGTTCGCGCTGGCCTGGGGCATGGGCGTGCCGCTGTTGGCGGCGGGGGCCTCGGCCGGCGCGTTGTTGCCCAAGGCGGGAGTCTGGATGGACGGTGTGAAGCGCTTCTTCGGCATGCTGCTGCTGGCCGTGGCGTGGTGGATGCTCTGGCCCGTCCTGCCGGGCTGGGTGCAGATGTCGGGCTGGGCGGTGCTGGCCATCCTGGCCGCCACCCTGCTGCACGCCTTCGATGCCCTGCCCGCCGACGCGGGCACGGGCCGCCGCGTGCTCAAGGGTGTGGGCATCCTGTTCGCGCTGATCGGCGTCCTGCAGGCCGTGGGCGTGGCCAGCGGCGGCCGGGATCCGTGGCAGCCGCTGAGCCATCTGGCCGCGTCGGGCGGCGCGGGCCCGGTTCCCGTCCTCGCGCCGCCTGTGCCGGGGCCCGCGCCGGCGCAGGACGGGGACGGCTTGTGGCGTCCTCCCGGCGGCGCCTCGTCGCGGCCCGGCGCCGCGGCGTCATTCGAGCGCGTGCGCTCGGTGGCAGAGCTGGATGCGCTGCTGGCGGCGTCCGACCGCCCGGTGATGCTGGATTTCTATGCTGACTGGTGCGTGTCGTGCAAGGAAATGGAGGCACTGACCTTTCCCCGTCCCGAGGTCGTGCAGCGGCTGGCGGGCATGCGTCTCGTGCAGGCGGACGTGACCGCCAACAACGCCGACGACCGCGAGCTGCTCAAGCGCTTCCGGCTGTTCGGCCCGCCCGGCATCGTGTTCTTCGCGCCGGGCGGCGCGCCGCTGCCACAGCGGGTGATCGGCTTCCAGGGGGCGGAGCGCTTCGCCCGCGTGCTGGACGACGTGCTGGCGACGGCCGCGCGCTGA
- a CDS encoding magnesium transporter CorA family protein, with the protein MDVLWISENGGPRPHNAAQLAASKGYLWIDAGAEDLAANPDAWRDEIARLTGVQLHDLHLQDAANPVHPSYFDNTTTYEMVVFRRIVTDAPAAEPRPAANGKTGIPLLASLRTQPVSFFVLGQALITVRHGYSATCQEMKRRLAEQRGEVPPEGRRDRAPSSIGPLGRVPSGPAELMLRLLNGMVDKYLALRQPLTLQLDRWQRELLNPNGRFRNWLALLDARIVLRRLENICEEQYDALSELRDAAMDRSEDAWGSGAFDQRRDALLVRINDVMEHVNRVLSHARRMESSVETAVQLHFSATAHRTNEIMRILTVVTVIFMPLTLITGIFGMNVDHLPFVHDSGSFWWIMVGMVLLALLLWSWFSARRFLEMRPYRVAEALARKAGLRAGKDDPDTADRL; encoded by the coding sequence ATGGACGTCCTCTGGATCTCGGAAAACGGAGGGCCCCGTCCACATAACGCGGCGCAACTGGCCGCCAGCAAGGGCTACCTGTGGATAGACGCGGGGGCCGAGGACCTGGCGGCCAACCCCGACGCCTGGCGCGACGAGATCGCGCGGCTGACCGGCGTGCAGTTGCACGACCTGCACCTGCAGGATGCCGCCAACCCGGTCCACCCCTCGTACTTCGACAACACGACCACCTACGAGATGGTGGTATTCCGACGCATCGTGACCGACGCGCCGGCAGCCGAGCCGCGCCCCGCGGCCAACGGCAAGACGGGCATCCCGCTGCTGGCCAGCCTGCGCACGCAGCCGGTGTCGTTCTTCGTGCTGGGGCAGGCGCTGATCACCGTCCGCCACGGCTACAGCGCCACCTGCCAGGAAATGAAGCGCCGCCTGGCCGAACAGCGCGGCGAGGTCCCGCCCGAGGGGCGGCGCGACCGCGCGCCCAGCAGCATCGGCCCGCTGGGCCGCGTCCCGTCCGGCCCCGCCGAACTGATGCTGCGGCTGCTGAACGGCATGGTCGACAAGTACCTGGCGCTACGCCAGCCCCTGACCTTGCAGCTCGATCGCTGGCAGCGCGAACTGCTCAATCCCAACGGCCGTTTCCGCAACTGGCTGGCGCTGCTCGATGCCCGCATCGTGCTGCGGCGCCTGGAGAACATCTGCGAGGAACAGTACGACGCGCTGTCCGAGCTGCGCGACGCGGCCATGGACCGCAGCGAGGATGCCTGGGGCTCCGGCGCCTTCGACCAGCGGCGCGATGCGCTGCTGGTCCGCATCAACGACGTCATGGAACATGTGAACCGCGTGCTGAGCCACGCGCGGCGCATGGAATCGTCGGTGGAAACCGCCGTGCAGCTGCACTTCTCCGCCACGGCCCACCGGACCAACGAGATCATGCGCATCCTGACCGTGGTCACGGTCATCTTCATGCCGCTCACGCTCATCACCGGCATCTTCGGCATGAACGTGGACCACCTGCCCTTCGTCCACGACAGCGGATCGTTCTGGTGGATCATGGTCGGCATGGTGCTGCTGGCGCTGCTTCTGTGGAGCTGGTTCTCGGCGCGCCGCTTCCTGGAAATGCGGCCCTACCGGGTGGCGGAGGCGCTGGCGCGCAAGGCGGGACTGCGGGCCGGCAAGGACGATCCGGACACCGCCGACAGGCTTTGA
- a CDS encoding ATP-binding cassette domain-containing protein codes for MTTNSLHAGARPLASPGPALRVERLDKRYGGRAIVDALSFEIARGECYGLLGPNGAGKTTTLRSILGLTPVDGGSIRLLDYPVPARARQARARIGVVPQIDNLDPDFTVEENLLVFGRYFGLADGEIRRRIPGLLEFASLAAKRTARINELSGGMKRRLTLARALVNDPDLIVMDEPTTGLDPQARHLIWERLKTLLAQGKTILLTTHFMDEAERLCDRLGLLDRGRMIAEGAPQDLIARHVEPEVVEVFGEGARDWLARHRAAMPDRVEVSGETVYCYTAEPDRVLALLREGGRVRYLHRPANLEDLFLRLAGRDLRE; via the coding sequence ATGACCACCAATTCGCTGCACGCGGGGGCCAGGCCCCTGGCATCCCCCGGACCCGCGCTGCGGGTCGAGCGGCTGGACAAGCGCTACGGCGGCCGCGCGATCGTGGACGCCTTGTCCTTCGAGATCGCGCGCGGCGAGTGCTATGGCTTGCTGGGGCCTAACGGCGCGGGCAAGACCACCACCCTGCGGTCGATCCTGGGCCTGACGCCGGTGGACGGCGGCTCGATCCGGCTGCTGGATTACCCGGTGCCGGCGCGGGCGCGCCAGGCCCGGGCGCGCATAGGCGTGGTGCCGCAGATCGACAATCTCGATCCCGATTTCACCGTCGAGGAAAACCTGCTCGTGTTCGGCCGCTATTTCGGCCTGGCCGACGGCGAGATCCGCCGCCGCATCCCCGGTCTGCTGGAATTCGCCTCGCTGGCCGCCAAGCGCACGGCGCGCATCAACGAGCTGTCGGGCGGCATGAAGCGGCGCCTGACGCTGGCGCGGGCGCTGGTCAACGATCCCGACCTGATCGTGATGGACGAACCCACGACCGGGCTGGACCCGCAGGCGCGCCACCTGATCTGGGAGCGCCTGAAGACGCTGCTGGCGCAGGGCAAGACCATTCTGCTGACCACGCATTTCATGGACGAGGCCGAGCGCCTGTGCGATCGGCTGGGCCTGCTGGACCGGGGCCGGATGATTGCCGAAGGGGCGCCCCAGGACCTGATCGCGCGTCATGTCGAACCCGAGGTGGTGGAGGTGTTCGGGGAAGGGGCCCGGGATTGGCTGGCGCGCCATCGCGCCGCCATGCCGGACCGCGTCGAGGTCAGCGGCGAGACGGTCTATTGTTATACGGCCGAACCGGATCGCGTGCTGGCGCTGCTGCGCGAGGGAGGCCGGGTGCGCTACCTGCACCGACCGGCCAATCTGGAAGACCTCTTTCTAAGGCTGGCCGGCCGCGATTTAAGAGAATGA
- a CDS encoding helix-turn-helix transcriptional regulator, translated as MGIAPSQETYDALVGLCYESVLDSARWPALLDALAAASGRQFGAIAINHPGETAATVTLAARCDPAAIQAYNVHYGAIDPMRELIAATDDGRWNHDRRELPAETLDHHPYYQEFQRVQGMDDRASIRLNGQGACVYVALLTAIGVRPDPCQDDLLARIAPHLQRAGTLYDTLTGLRDGLALRDQVLDSLPTPLWLLDEGRRVAYRNAAAQRHAALPDGALCEHNGQIRPRHAAASRLETAILQATGHSGSRRASRIAPPTAGGPDVVVTPLSEDHPDNPLQRPLVAVSVVDPEQQNLRVNDLFQFSRAEARLATKLQEGLSLAEYAERHGIALSTARTQLRALFTKTGTHRQGELVSLLLRLARH; from the coding sequence ATGGGCATTGCTCCCTCCCAGGAAACCTACGACGCCCTCGTCGGACTCTGCTATGAAAGCGTGCTGGACAGCGCCCGATGGCCGGCGCTGCTCGACGCGTTGGCCGCCGCCAGCGGCAGGCAGTTCGGCGCGATCGCCATCAACCATCCCGGCGAAACCGCGGCTACCGTCACGCTGGCGGCTCGGTGCGATCCCGCCGCCATCCAGGCCTACAACGTCCACTATGGCGCCATCGACCCGATGCGCGAGCTGATCGCGGCAACGGACGACGGGCGGTGGAACCACGACCGCCGCGAGCTGCCCGCCGAAACGCTCGACCACCACCCCTACTACCAGGAATTCCAGCGGGTCCAGGGCATGGACGACCGCGCCTCGATCCGGCTGAACGGCCAGGGCGCCTGCGTCTACGTCGCGCTGCTGACCGCCATCGGCGTGCGGCCCGATCCCTGCCAGGACGACCTGCTGGCGCGCATCGCGCCGCACCTGCAGCGCGCCGGCACGCTGTACGACACGCTGACCGGGCTGCGCGACGGCCTGGCGCTGCGCGACCAGGTGCTGGACAGCCTGCCCACGCCGCTGTGGCTGCTCGATGAAGGACGGCGGGTGGCCTACCGCAATGCCGCGGCCCAACGGCATGCCGCGCTGCCCGATGGCGCGCTGTGCGAACACAACGGCCAGATCCGCCCCCGCCATGCCGCCGCCAGCCGGCTCGAAACGGCCATCCTGCAAGCCACGGGACATTCCGGATCGCGCCGTGCCTCGCGCATCGCGCCGCCCACCGCCGGTGGTCCGGACGTCGTGGTCACGCCGCTGTCCGAGGACCACCCCGACAATCCGCTGCAACGCCCGCTGGTCGCGGTCAGCGTGGTCGATCCCGAGCAACAGAATCTCCGCGTGAACGACCTTTTCCAGTTCAGCCGGGCCGAGGCGCGCCTGGCAACCAAGCTGCAGGAAGGGCTGAGTCTGGCCGAATACGCCGAACGCCACGGCATCGCGCTCAGCACCGCGCGCACGCAGCTGCGCGCGCTGTTCACGAAGACCGGCACGCACCGCCAGGGCGAGCTGGTAAGCCTGTTGCTGCGGCTCGCGCGGCATTGA
- a CDS encoding GMC family oxidoreductase, with translation MNNYDYIIVGAGSAGCTLAYRLGADPALKILVLEAGGPDRSPVIRIPLTWGLILKHRMYDWGYFTEPEPGMDGRRIECARGKVLGGSTSINGMAYARGAREDYDHWARGLGLEGWSYDDVLPYFRRSESWEEGASDLRGGDGPLTVTRLHYEDPLVDAFLCATDLAGHGRNDDYNGASIEGFGPMQATIRRGRRWSAASAYLKPAVARGNVTVWTGALTTKVLMEQGRAVGVEVQRGGRREQVRCEREVLLAGGVINSPQLLMLSGIGDASELGRHGIATRIDLPGVGRNLQDHVVCDVRWRRKETGPLHRALRLDRIGFDLLRTWMFGSGLSSKVPAAAVGLVRSHPELPLPDLQLLLAAAPMDAGPHFGPLLKPYVDAFAIKGVFITPESRGSVSLASGDPTAPAVIRQNFLSTDYDRRAVRQMVRIMRAIGEQPPLAPFRAEELAPGPQATSDADIDAFIRRTAITLHHPVGTCRMGSDADPDAVLDAQLRVRGVDGLRVVDGSAMPRVVRGPTNAPIIMMAEKAADHILGRPPLARDRRGAPASRPFPAGETVPA, from the coding sequence ATGAACAACTACGACTACATCATCGTGGGCGCGGGCTCCGCGGGGTGCACGCTGGCCTACCGGCTGGGTGCCGACCCGGCGCTGAAGATACTGGTGCTGGAGGCCGGCGGCCCCGACCGTTCGCCCGTGATCCGGATTCCGCTGACCTGGGGCCTGATCCTCAAGCACCGGATGTACGACTGGGGCTATTTCACCGAGCCCGAGCCCGGCATGGACGGCCGCCGCATCGAATGTGCGCGCGGCAAGGTGCTGGGCGGCTCGACCTCGATCAACGGCATGGCCTATGCGCGCGGCGCCCGCGAGGACTACGACCATTGGGCGCGCGGCCTGGGGCTGGAAGGGTGGTCCTATGACGACGTGCTGCCGTATTTCCGCCGCAGCGAGTCGTGGGAAGAAGGTGCCAGCGATCTGCGCGGCGGCGACGGCCCGCTGACGGTGACACGCCTGCACTACGAGGACCCGCTGGTGGACGCCTTCCTGTGCGCCACGGACCTGGCCGGCCATGGACGCAACGACGACTACAACGGCGCCAGCATCGAAGGCTTCGGCCCCATGCAGGCGACCATCCGCCGCGGCCGCCGCTGGAGCGCGGCGTCGGCCTACCTGAAGCCGGCGGTGGCGCGCGGCAACGTCACGGTGTGGACCGGCGCGTTGACCACGAAGGTGCTGATGGAGCAGGGCCGCGCCGTGGGCGTCGAAGTCCAGCGCGGCGGCCGCCGCGAGCAGGTGCGGTGCGAACGCGAAGTGCTGCTGGCGGGCGGCGTGATCAACTCGCCGCAGCTCTTGATGCTGTCGGGTATCGGCGACGCCTCGGAGCTGGGACGGCACGGCATCGCGACCCGGATCGACCTGCCCGGCGTGGGGCGCAATCTGCAGGACCATGTGGTGTGCGACGTCCGCTGGCGGCGCAAGGAAACGGGACCCCTGCACCGCGCGCTGCGGCTGGACCGCATCGGCTTCGACCTGCTGCGGACCTGGATGTTCGGCTCGGGCCTGTCCAGCAAGGTGCCCGCCGCGGCCGTGGGTTTGGTGCGCAGCCATCCCGAGCTGCCGCTGCCCGACCTGCAGTTGCTGCTGGCCGCCGCGCCCATGGACGCCGGCCCGCATTTCGGTCCGCTGCTCAAGCCCTACGTCGATGCGTTCGCCATCAAGGGGGTCTTCATCACGCCCGAGAGCCGGGGCAGTGTCTCGTTGGCGAGCGGCGATCCTACGGCCCCCGCCGTGATCCGCCAGAACTTCCTGTCCACCGATTACGACCGGCGCGCCGTGCGCCAGATGGTACGCATCATGCGGGCCATCGGCGAACAGCCGCCGCTCGCGCCGTTCCGGGCCGAGGAACTGGCGCCCGGTCCGCAGGCCACGAGCGATGCCGACATCGATGCCTTCATCCGGCGCACGGCCATCACCCTGCACCACCCGGTGGGCACCTGCCGGATGGGCAGCGATGCCGATCCCGACGCCGTGCTCGACGCGCAGTTGCGGGTGCGCGGCGTGGACGGCCTGCGCGTGGTGGATGGATCGGCCATGCCGCGCGTGGTGCGGGGGCCGACCAACGCCCCCATCATCATGATGGCGGAAAAGGCGGCGGACCATATCCTGGGCCGGCCGCCGCTGGCGCGCGACAGGCGCGGGGCGCCGGCGTCGCGCCCGTTCCCCGCGGGCGAAACCGTCCCGGCCTGA
- a CDS encoding LuxR C-terminal-related transcriptional regulator produces MPPRLSLLECSQSIAARLYEGIAAPDQWQAGLGLLAAKVGGQAFHQVTVDLRDGSVPDRVICDAAPLHKFDEYAEHYVQGDERLALFAHLREGSFILDHEHLDSRQMSRSAVYADFLRSVDLRHTLCILQRDDGHTRDYLGIMRPADHRPYGDRERALLELVMPDMVRASRLRARMRQLQREALVGRAALDGLPRGVAVVDARGRIEYANARAERYLRTSPWLAPKGGILGMRDAATQRRLQAALSQACSTARKADLFSTGGPLPVWITVLPLDTLHLLAGLRDTPLALVIFSVPTDRLPLDTQLIVRALGITPAEARLALALATGQTIKEYAAAQAVSPETARSHLKNLFRKTGCRRQVELVQLIRTLA; encoded by the coding sequence ATGCCACCCCGCCTGTCGCTCCTGGAGTGTTCCCAGTCGATCGCCGCGCGCCTGTATGAAGGCATCGCGGCCCCCGACCAATGGCAGGCCGGGCTGGGCCTGCTGGCCGCCAAGGTGGGCGGCCAGGCCTTCCATCAGGTGACGGTGGACCTGCGCGACGGCAGCGTGCCGGACCGCGTGATCTGCGACGCCGCGCCGCTGCACAAGTTCGACGAATACGCCGAGCACTACGTCCAGGGCGACGAACGGCTGGCGCTTTTCGCGCACCTGCGGGAAGGCAGCTTCATCCTGGACCATGAGCACCTGGACAGCCGGCAGATGTCGCGCTCCGCGGTCTACGCGGACTTCCTGCGAAGCGTGGACCTGCGCCATACCCTGTGCATCCTGCAACGCGACGACGGCCATACGCGCGACTATCTGGGCATCATGCGCCCGGCGGACCACCGCCCCTATGGGGATCGCGAACGCGCCTTGCTGGAACTCGTCATGCCCGACATGGTTCGCGCGTCACGGCTGCGCGCGCGCATGAGGCAGTTGCAGCGCGAGGCGCTGGTCGGCCGCGCCGCCCTGGACGGCCTGCCACGAGGCGTGGCGGTCGTCGATGCCCGTGGCCGGATCGAATACGCCAATGCGCGCGCCGAACGATACCTACGCACGTCGCCATGGCTGGCGCCTAAAGGCGGCATCCTGGGCATGCGGGACGCCGCCACCCAGCGGCGCTTGCAGGCCGCGCTAAGCCAGGCCTGCTCGACCGCCAGGAAGGCGGACCTGTTCTCCACCGGCGGGCCGCTGCCGGTCTGGATCACCGTCCTGCCGCTGGACACCCTGCACCTGTTGGCCGGACTGCGCGACACGCCGCTGGCCCTGGTCATATTCTCCGTACCCACCGACCGCCTGCCGCTGGACACCCAGCTCATCGTCCGGGCGCTGGGCATCACGCCGGCGGAGGCACGCCTGGCCCTGGCGCTGGCCACCGGCCAGACCATCAAGGAGTACGCCGCCGCGCAGGCCGTCTCGCCGGAAACCGCGCGCAGCCACCTGAAGAACCTGTTCCGCAAGACCGGCTGCCGGCGACAGGTCGAGCTGGTGCAGTTGATCCGGACGCTGGCCTGA
- a CDS encoding D-amino acid dehydrogenase, whose protein sequence is MKVIVMGAGITGVTSAWYLAKAGHEVVVLERNAGAARETSFGNGGQISVSHAEPWANPSAPLKLLRWLGREDAPLLFRLRADPDQWKWGLQFLRECTSARSRHNMIQILNLGTYSRSSLQELRAEIGIRYDHLQRGILHFYTSQKEFDAALEPARIMREMGCERQVIDRDEVVRLEPALAQIAPRLAGATYTSADESGDVHLFTTRLAELCAQRGVNFRYGVRVQALRTEGGAMTGIEIASETGGYETVTGDAYVLALGSFSPQLARQAGVPLSIYPAKGYSATLPVLDPALAPEVSLTDDEYKLVFSRLGDRLRVAGTAELNGYGLALNPVRCEALVKRTLEIFPGMSRPELAQYWAGLRPATPGNVPYIGASKVRGLYLNTGHGTLGWTHGCGSGRAVAEIIDGRQPEVDFAFTGREAMQPAPRLAAA, encoded by the coding sequence ATGAAAGTCATCGTCATGGGCGCCGGCATCACCGGCGTCACGTCGGCCTGGTATCTCGCCAAGGCCGGGCACGAGGTCGTCGTCCTGGAACGCAACGCGGGCGCCGCGCGCGAAACCAGCTTCGGCAACGGCGGCCAGATCTCCGTCAGCCACGCCGAACCCTGGGCCAACCCGTCCGCGCCGCTGAAACTGCTGCGCTGGCTGGGCCGCGAGGACGCCCCCCTGCTGTTCCGCCTGCGCGCCGATCCCGACCAATGGAAATGGGGCCTGCAATTCCTGCGCGAATGCACCTCGGCGCGATCGCGGCACAACATGATCCAGATCCTGAACCTGGGGACCTACAGCCGCTCCAGCCTACAGGAACTGCGCGCCGAGATCGGCATCCGCTACGACCACCTGCAACGCGGCATCCTGCATTTCTACACCAGCCAGAAAGAGTTCGACGCCGCGCTCGAACCGGCCCGCATCATGCGCGAGATGGGCTGCGAGCGGCAGGTGATCGACCGCGACGAAGTCGTGCGCCTCGAGCCCGCGCTGGCGCAGATCGCCCCCCGCCTGGCGGGCGCCACCTACACCAGCGCCGACGAATCGGGCGACGTGCACCTGTTCACCACGCGCCTGGCCGAGCTGTGTGCGCAGCGCGGCGTGAACTTCCGCTACGGCGTGCGCGTGCAGGCGCTGCGCACCGAGGGGGGCGCCATGACCGGTATCGAGATCGCCAGCGAGACCGGCGGCTATGAAACCGTGACGGGCGACGCCTACGTGCTGGCGCTGGGCAGCTTCAGCCCGCAACTGGCGCGGCAGGCGGGCGTCCCCTTGTCCATCTATCCGGCCAAGGGCTATTCGGCCACCCTGCCCGTGCTCGACCCCGCGCTGGCGCCCGAGGTCAGCCTGACCGACGACGAATACAAGCTGGTGTTTTCGCGCCTGGGCGACCGCCTGCGCGTGGCCGGCACCGCCGAACTGAACGGCTACGGGCTGGCGCTGAACCCCGTGCGCTGCGAGGCGCTGGTCAAGCGCACGCTGGAGATCTTTCCCGGCATGAGCCGGCCTGAGCTGGCGCAGTACTGGGCCGGACTGCGGCCGGCCACGCCGGGCAACGTGCCCTACATCGGCGCCTCGAAGGTGCGCGGCCTGTACCTGAACACCGGCCACGGCACCCTGGGCTGGACGCATGGCTGCGGTTCGGGCCGCGCGGTGGCCGAGATCATCGACGGCCGCCAGCCCGAGGTGGACTTCGCCTTCACCGGCCGCGAAGCGATGCAGCCGGCACCCCGGCTGGCGGCGGCCTGA
- the cutA gene encoding divalent-cation tolerance protein CutA codes for MSSPSEAARQVVLVFCNAPDADTARDIARRLVEDGVAACVNVGAPVLSIYRWKGEVESADEIPLFIKTTAARQRAVQETIARLHPYEVPEIIAVPVTEGLPAYLDWVRQETKN; via the coding sequence ATGTCGTCGCCGTCCGAGGCCGCCCGCCAAGTGGTGCTGGTATTCTGCAATGCCCCCGATGCCGATACCGCCCGGGACATCGCCCGCCGCCTCGTCGAAGACGGGGTGGCCGCCTGCGTGAACGTCGGCGCGCCGGTGTTGTCCATCTATCGGTGGAAGGGGGAGGTGGAGTCCGCCGACGAGATTCCGCTGTTCATCAAGACCACGGCGGCCCGCCAGAGGGCCGTGCAGGAGACGATCGCCCGGCTGCACCCCTACGAGGTGCCCGAGATCATCGCCGTGCCCGTGACCGAAGGATTGCCGGCCTATCTGGATTGGGTCCGGCAGGAAACGAAGAACTGA
- a CDS encoding ABC transporter permease has protein sequence MDVSRLGIWGLPRPGRGCVPVLRRNFLVWRKTALTTVLGDVMDPMVALLALGYGLGSLLPGIDGVPYVTFLAAGSICMGALYAATFEATYSAFSRLHIQRSWDAMLNTPLSLDDVVFAEILWAAAKSMKSGLAILLVVVALDISRAVTLLWIPPALVLLGVTFSALALVMSALARGFDFFMYYFTLGVTPMVFLSGVFFPVSQLPEALVQAARLLPLAPAIELVRPLVLGRMPDQPWEQVLQLALTAAVAIWLATALMRRRLLS, from the coding sequence ATGGATGTTTCGCGATTGGGGATCTGGGGGCTGCCTCGGCCGGGGCGGGGGTGCGTGCCGGTGCTGCGGCGCAATTTCCTGGTCTGGCGCAAGACGGCGTTGACCACGGTGCTGGGCGACGTCATGGATCCGATGGTGGCGCTGCTGGCGCTGGGCTATGGCCTGGGCAGCCTGCTGCCGGGTATCGATGGCGTGCCGTACGTGACGTTCCTGGCCGCCGGTTCGATCTGCATGGGGGCGCTGTACGCGGCCACCTTCGAGGCGACCTACAGCGCCTTTTCCCGGCTGCACATCCAGCGTTCCTGGGATGCGATGCTGAACACGCCGCTGTCGCTGGACGACGTGGTGTTCGCCGAGATCCTGTGGGCCGCGGCCAAGAGCATGAAGAGCGGGCTGGCGATCCTGCTGGTGGTGGTGGCGCTGGACATCTCGCGCGCCGTCACGCTGCTGTGGATCCCGCCGGCGCTGGTGCTGCTGGGGGTGACCTTCTCGGCGCTGGCGCTGGTCATGTCGGCGCTGGCCAGGGGCTTCGATTTCTTCATGTATTACTTCACGCTGGGCGTGACGCCCATGGTGTTCCTGTCCGGCGTGTTCTTTCCCGTGTCGCAACTGCCCGAGGCGCTGGTGCAGGCGGCCCGGCTGCTGCCCCTGGCCCCGGCCATCGAGCTGGTCAGGCCGCTGGTGCTGGGCCGGATGCCCGACCAGCCCTGGGAACAGGTGCTGCAGCTGGCGCTGACCGCGGCCGTCGCCATCTGGCTGGCCACCGCGCTGATGCGCCGCCGCCTGCTGAGCTGA